In one Struthio camelus isolate bStrCam1 chromosome 35, bStrCam1.hap1, whole genome shotgun sequence genomic region, the following are encoded:
- the SF1 gene encoding splicing factor 1 isoform X8: MATGANATPLGKLHPPPPPGKPGYPLPPPPPGPPGLVLPGPPPPPGAGQAQAQAQAALLGPMAAAAYPFAALPPPPPPPPPPPPPPQPQPPPQQPQPPPPPPPPPPQQQAAAQQQPPPTSAAPQQQQPAQGAAPYGQYRYPSSSPPPGHDQPQAPQPAAPPPQQQPPQQQPPVAAPPQQPPQHPEESGPGGGGGGGGGGGQNEPAPRPAGGHKGSRRSDFPKKRKRSRWNQDSLDQKTVIPGMPTVIPPGLTREQERAYIVQLQIEDLTRKLRTGDLGIPPNPEDRSPSPEPIYNSEGKRLNTREFRTRKKLEEERHNLITEMVALNPDFKPPADYKPPATRVSDKVMIPQDEYPEINFVGLLIGPRGNTLKNIEKECNAKIMIRGKGSVKEGKVGRKDGQMLPGEDEPLHALVTANTMENVKKAVEQIRNILKQGIETPEDQNDLRKMQLRELARLNGTLREDDNRILRPWQSTETRSITNTTVCTKCGGAGHIASDCKFARPGDPQSAQDKARMDKEYLSLMAELGEAPVSVSSSAAHNNSPLSSRNNPNANSNQPPPSRPPWMNSSPSENRPYHGMHGGPGGPGGPHNFPHPMPSMGGHGGHPMQHNPNGPPPWMQPHHPPMNQGPHPPGHPGPHHMDQYLGNSPVGSGVYRLHQGKAAAAAASAAASQQQYGVQYSLAMAAK; the protein is encoded by the exons ATGGCGACCGGGGCGAACGCCACGCCGCTGGGCAAGCTccacccgcccccgccgccggggaagCCGGGTTAccccctgccgccgcctcccccgggcccTCCCGGCCTCGTgctccccgggccgccgccgcctcccggagCGGGCCAGGCCCAAGCCCAGGCCCaggccgcgctgctgggccccATGGCGGCCGCCGCCTACCCCttcgccgcgctgccgccgccgccgcctccgccgccgcctcctccgccgccgccgcagccccagccgccgccgcagcagccgcagccgccgccgccgcctccgccgccccccccgcagcagcaggcggccgcccagcagcagccgccgccgacCTCGGCggccccccagcagcagcagccggcgcagGGCGCCGCGCCCTACGGGCAGTACCGCTACCCGTcgtcctcgccgccgccgggccacgACCAGCCGCAGGCtccgcagcccgccgccccgccgcctcagcagcagccgccccagcagcagccgccggtGGCGGCCCCGCCGCAGCAGCCGCCGCAGCACCCGGAGGAGAGCGGtccgggcggcggtggcggcggtggcggtggtggcgggcAGAATGAACCGGCCCCGCGGCCTGCCGGGGGGCACAAGGGGTCCCGGAGGTCAG ATTTCCCTAAGAAGCGGAAGAGGAGCCGATGGAACCAGGACTCCCTGGATCAGAAGACCGTCATCCCGGGAATGCCCACGGTCATCCCTCCCGGGCTCACCCGCGAGCAGGAGAGAGCCTACATAG TGCAACTGCAGATAGAAGACCTGACTCGTAAACTGCGCACAGGAGACCTGGGCATCCCCCCTAACCCTGAGGACAG GTCTCCTTCCCCCGAGCCCATTTACAATAGCGAGGGGAAGCGCCTCAACACCCGCGAGTTTCGCACCCGCAAGAagctggaggaagagcggcacaaCCTCATCACGGAGATGGTGGCGCTCAACCCGGACTTCAAGCCGCCAGCGGACTACAA GCCTCCGGCGACGCGAGTGAGCGATAAGGTGATGATCCCGCAGGACGAATATCCCGAGATAAACTTCGTGGGACTGCTGATCGGACCGAG AGGCAACACCCTGAAAAACATCGAGAAGGAGTGCAACGCCAAGATCATGATCCGGGGCAAGGGCTCGGTGAAGGAGGGCAAGGTGGGCCGCAAGGACGGGCAGATGCTGCCCGGCGAGGACGAGCCCCTTCACGCGCTGGTCACCGCCAACACCATGGAGAACGTGAAGAAGGCGGTGGAGCAG ATCCGGAACATCCTCAAACAAGGCATCGAGACGCCGGAAGACCAGAACGACCTGCGGAAGATGCAGCTGCGGGAGCTGGCCCGCCTCAACGGCACGCTGCGAGAAGATGACAACAG gatCCTGCGGCCGTGGCAGAGCACGGAAACCCGCAGCATCACCAACACCACCGTCTGCACCAAGTGCGGGGGAGCCGGCCACATCGCCTCCGACTGCAAGTTTGCCAG GCCCGGGGACCCTCAGTCGGCCCAGGACAAAGCGCGCATGGACAAGGAGTACCTGTCGCTGATGGCCGAGCTGGGCGAAGCGCCCGTCTCCGTGAGCTCCTCGGCGGCCCACAACAACAGCCCGCTCTCCTCCCGCAACAACCCCAACGCCAACAGCAACCAGCCGCCCCCG AGCCGCCCGCCCTGGATGAACTCCAGCCCCTCGGAGAACCGGCCTTACCACGGCATGCACGGCGGGCCGGGGGGACCCGGGGGCCCCCACAACTTCCCCCACCCCATGCCCAGCATGGGGGGGCACGGCGGGCACCCCATGCAGCACAACCCCAACGGCCCCCCGCCCTGGATGCAGCCTCACCACCCGCCCATGAACCAGGGTCCCCACCCGCCGGGCCACCCGGGCCCTCACCACATGG ATCAGTACCTGGGAAATTCGCCTGTGGGCTCTGGGGTCTATCGCCTGCATCAAGGAAAAG cagcagcagcagccgcctccgccgccgcctcccagcagCAGTATGGCGTCCAGTACTCCCTTGCCATGGCAGCAAAGTGA